In a genomic window of Longimicrobiaceae bacterium:
- a CDS encoding VC_2705 family sodium/solute symporter, producing MSIQTWTYIMVGLSFALYIGIAILTRVRSTSGFYVAGQGVGAVANGMATAADWMSAASFISMAGLIAFMGYDGVVYLMGWTGGYVLLALLLAPFLRKFGKYTVPDFVGDRYYSSTARVVAVLAAIFVSFTYVAGQMRGVGIVFSRFLGISIEAGVVVGMVIVAFYAVLGGMKGVTYTQIAQYLVLIFAYLAPAIAIAILLTNNPLPHTALAEVLPKLRQVSVELGLSDYAAPFTELSFINVLFITIALMVGTAGLPHVIVRFYTVRSVRAARWSTGWALLFIALLYTTAPTIAVFSKYYILDTLAGRSVSEVAAVPWVQSWMETGLIQLEDVNQDGVVQAVELFGSADPPVAAAIDRDIMVL from the coding sequence ATGTCCATCCAGACCTGGACGTACATCATGGTGGGGCTGAGTTTCGCGCTCTACATCGGGATTGCGATCCTGACGCGCGTGCGCAGCACCTCCGGCTTCTACGTGGCGGGGCAGGGTGTCGGGGCGGTGGCCAACGGGATGGCGACCGCGGCCGACTGGATGAGCGCCGCGAGCTTCATTTCCATGGCGGGGCTCATCGCCTTCATGGGGTACGACGGCGTCGTATATCTGATGGGGTGGACAGGGGGCTACGTACTGCTCGCGCTCCTGCTCGCCCCCTTTCTGCGCAAGTTCGGCAAGTACACGGTGCCGGACTTCGTGGGGGATCGCTACTACTCCTCGACGGCGAGGGTGGTGGCGGTGCTGGCGGCCATCTTCGTGTCCTTCACCTACGTGGCGGGGCAGATGCGCGGGGTGGGGATCGTCTTCAGCCGCTTCCTCGGGATCAGCATTGAGGCGGGGGTGGTGGTGGGGATGGTGATCGTGGCCTTCTACGCCGTCCTGGGCGGGATGAAGGGGGTGACGTACACGCAGATCGCGCAGTACCTCGTGCTGATCTTCGCGTATCTCGCCCCGGCGATCGCCATTGCCATCCTCCTCACCAACAATCCGCTTCCGCACACCGCCCTGGCCGAGGTGCTGCCCAAGCTGCGGCAGGTCAGCGTCGAGCTGGGGCTTTCGGACTATGCGGCGCCCTTTACCGAACTCTCCTTCATCAACGTCCTGTTCATCACCATCGCCCTGATGGTGGGAACGGCGGGCCTACCGCACGTGATCGTGCGCTTCTACACCGTTCGCTCCGTGCGGGCGGCGCGCTGGAGCACGGGGTGGGCGCTATTGTTCATCGCCCTGCTCTACACGACGGCGCCGACCATCGCCGTATTCTCCAAGTACTACATCCTGGATACGCTGGCCGGGCGGTCGGTAAGCGAGGTTGCCGCGGTGCCCTGGGTGCAGAGCTGGATGGAGACAGGACTCATCCAGCTGGAAGACGTGAACCAGGACGGAGTGGTCCAGGCGGTGGAGCTCTTCGGCTCCGCCGATCCCCCGGTGGCCGCGGCGATCGATCGCGATATCATGGTGCTCG
- a CDS encoding ATP-binding cassette domain-containing protein yields the protein MVEYRNVYKAFDAPVLAGVNLSVQTGETMAIVGHSGTGKSVLLKTTIGLIVPDYGDVLIDGESVFFNDRATIERLRRKVGYVFQNAALFDSMTVFENVSQGIPEDELKRMRFREVLRRVAEALEHVNLDPRAVLSKLPSELSGGMRKRVGLARAIVGRPEILLYDEPVTGLDPVNATVVHELISRLAAELGVTSILVTHDIEGALPISDHVAMLDRGRIRFAGTPQEFRDSEDLLVRAFLERDAMTVSSKTLEMV from the coding sequence ATGGTCGAGTATCGCAACGTCTACAAAGCATTCGATGCACCGGTCCTGGCAGGGGTGAATCTCTCCGTGCAGACGGGCGAGACGATGGCGATCGTAGGCCATTCGGGCACGGGGAAGAGCGTCCTGCTGAAAACCACCATCGGACTGATCGTCCCCGACTACGGGGACGTGCTGATTGACGGGGAGAGCGTCTTCTTCAATGATCGCGCGACGATCGAGCGGCTCCGCCGCAAGGTCGGCTACGTCTTTCAGAACGCCGCCCTGTTCGACAGCATGACGGTGTTCGAGAACGTCTCGCAGGGGATCCCGGAGGACGAGCTGAAGCGGATGCGCTTCCGCGAGGTCCTGCGCCGGGTGGCGGAGGCGCTCGAGCATGTCAACCTGGATCCGCGCGCGGTGCTTTCGAAGCTTCCGTCGGAGCTCTCCGGCGGGATGCGCAAGCGGGTCGGGCTGGCGCGGGCGATCGTCGGGCGGCCCGAGATCCTCCTCTACGACGAGCCGGTAACGGGGCTGGATCCGGTCAATGCCACGGTGGTGCACGAGCTGATCAGCCGGCTCGCGGCCGAGCTGGGGGTGACTTCCATCCTCGTGACCCACGACATCGAAGGGGCGCTGCCGATCTCCGATCACGTGGCGATGCTGGATCGAGGCCGCATCCGCTTCGCCGGCACCCCGCAAGAATTCCGCGACAGCGAAGACCTTCTGGTGAGAGCGTTCCTGGAGCGGGACGCGATGACGGTATCGTCGAAGACTCTGGAGATGGTATAA
- a CDS encoding menaquinone biosynthesis protein — MGEATERQTVGELRLGDIIYSNCFPVHARLIDRPREGDPKLVPGPPSLLNRLLSEREIDVAPSSSIEYARNADRYRILPDLVIGSKGPVRSILFLSRYNPSRLDGRVVALPTASATSVVLLKILLHLRWGTAPTFTWFDQSSENPFVTGADAALFIGDVALRPGLHERILYRYDLGEVWYTATGLPFAFAVWQASGGTPEQLACLQEMLVASREYFEENHARLARDYSEHFGLPRRLLDEYWRGLIYRLDEPMQEGLRSFYRLAVQIGELEVAPDLAWA, encoded by the coding sequence ATGGGCGAGGCAACAGAGCGGCAGACGGTCGGAGAGCTCCGACTGGGAGACATCATCTACAGCAACTGCTTTCCAGTCCACGCGAGACTCATCGATCGTCCCCGTGAGGGAGACCCGAAGCTGGTGCCGGGGCCGCCCTCCCTCCTCAACCGCCTGTTGAGCGAGCGCGAGATCGACGTAGCTCCCTCGTCCAGCATCGAATACGCCCGGAACGCGGACCGCTACCGGATCCTGCCCGATCTCGTCATCGGCTCGAAGGGACCGGTGCGTAGCATCCTCTTCCTCTCGCGCTACAATCCGTCCCGACTGGACGGGCGGGTGGTGGCGCTGCCCACCGCGTCGGCCACGTCGGTGGTGCTGCTCAAGATCCTGCTGCACCTGCGCTGGGGCACCGCGCCGACCTTTACCTGGTTCGACCAGTCCTCGGAAAATCCCTTCGTGACCGGCGCCGACGCGGCGCTCTTCATCGGAGACGTGGCGCTCCGACCCGGTCTGCACGAGCGCATCCTCTACCGGTACGACCTGGGCGAAGTGTGGTACACCGCCACGGGCCTCCCCTTCGCCTTCGCGGTGTGGCAGGCATCAGGGGGCACGCCCGAGCAGCTAGCCTGTCTGCAGGAGATGCTGGTAGCCTCGCGCGAGTACTTCGAGGAGAACCACGCCCGGCTCGCGCGCGACTACAGCGAGCATTTTGGTCTGCCGCGCCGGCTTCTCGACGAGTACTGGCGTGGTCTCATCTATCGACTGGATGAGCCCATGCAGGAAGGGCTACGCAGCTTCTACCGCCTCGCCGTCCAGATCGGGGAGCTGGAGGTCGCTCCGGATCTCGCTTGGGCCTGA
- a CDS encoding ABC transporter permease: MQVELPIGEETRADQRRGGTPLGTLRNRVLGRIGRLAEAVAQHAGELSLIIWSAITGVFTGKVGIRQVVREMHWMGVQSLPIITVTALLSGIVTSQQGGYQFTGSVPLYVLGSVVASSIILELGPVLTAVVFIGRVGARITAELGTMKVSEQIDALHSLGRNPVRQLVVPRLIAGALSLPLLTAYADAVGVGAGMYTARATLGLGYESFIYGVQLFWHTFDLYYSVGKGVVFGFIIPLIAAHMGMRAYGGAEGVGRATTASVVFMIMAVLVLDATFPMIFLR, encoded by the coding sequence ATGCAGGTAGAGCTACCGATCGGCGAGGAGACGCGGGCCGACCAGCGTCGCGGAGGGACCCCACTGGGTACCCTCCGCAACCGCGTGCTCGGGCGGATCGGCAGACTGGCGGAGGCAGTCGCGCAGCACGCCGGTGAGCTCAGCCTGATCATCTGGTCAGCGATCACGGGGGTGTTCACCGGCAAGGTCGGCATTCGGCAGGTCGTGCGGGAGATGCACTGGATGGGAGTCCAGAGCCTCCCGATCATCACGGTCACCGCGCTTCTGTCGGGGATCGTGACCTCCCAGCAGGGCGGGTATCAGTTCACGGGCTCGGTGCCGCTGTACGTGCTGGGTAGCGTGGTCGCGTCGAGCATCATCCTCGAGTTGGGGCCGGTGCTCACCGCAGTGGTGTTCATCGGCCGGGTCGGGGCGCGCATCACCGCCGAGCTCGGCACCATGAAGGTCTCCGAGCAGATCGATGCGCTGCATTCGCTGGGGCGCAACCCGGTACGGCAGCTGGTGGTCCCGCGCCTCATCGCTGGTGCGTTGTCGCTCCCGTTGTTGACCGCGTATGCCGATGCGGTTGGCGTGGGGGCGGGGATGTACACGGCGCGGGCGACGCTGGGGCTCGGATACGAGAGCTTCATCTACGGAGTGCAGCTCTTCTGGCACACTTTCGATCTGTACTATTCGGTCGGGAAGGGGGTCGTTTTCGGGTTCATCATCCCGCTCATCGCGGCGCACATGGGAATGCGTGCCTACGGCGGTGCGGAGGGGGTGGGCCGCGCCACCACCGCCTCGGTGGTCTTCATGATCATGGCGGTGCTGGTGCTCGACGCGACGTTTCCGATGATCTTTTTGAGATAG
- a CDS encoding MlaD family protein: MASGLDTARGPGGGSSRLTEEELLSALPPRSANREVRVGLFVLIGVAAFLITLFTFTDVGTFRGRYYLLTTVPDAGGIRRGDPVQMRGVNIGRVVGFEMVPDGVQVKLELYDEYEVPQGSVAHLKSSGLLGGMTVDVIPGASDENMGDGDILPGTSASGLISSAESLSAEADTVLQRITSLLSQETIGAVGQSATELRTLLLELNALASRQREELAALSGSLRRSAEGLEGVTTGPELARAVARIDSLTVQLGTTSLSLDAAASSLDEVLGRIERGEGTLGLLSTDEALYTNLNTAAQNLNTLLLDIRENPRRYINLEIF; encoded by the coding sequence ATGGCTTCGGGATTGGACACTGCGCGGGGGCCGGGAGGTGGATCTAGTCGTCTGACGGAGGAGGAGCTGCTCTCCGCGTTGCCGCCGCGCTCGGCCAACCGCGAGGTGCGCGTCGGTCTGTTCGTCCTGATCGGCGTGGCGGCGTTCCTCATCACGCTCTTCACCTTCACGGACGTGGGCACCTTCCGTGGCCGTTACTATCTCCTCACCACGGTGCCCGATGCCGGTGGGATCCGGCGCGGTGACCCGGTGCAGATGCGGGGGGTCAACATCGGTCGGGTGGTCGGGTTCGAGATGGTCCCGGATGGGGTGCAGGTCAAGCTGGAGCTGTACGACGAGTACGAGGTGCCCCAGGGATCGGTGGCGCACCTGAAATCCAGCGGCCTGCTCGGAGGGATGACGGTCGACGTGATCCCGGGTGCCTCCGACGAGAACATGGGCGATGGGGACATTCTCCCCGGTACCTCCGCCAGTGGGCTCATCTCGTCGGCCGAATCGCTGAGCGCCGAGGCCGACACGGTGCTGCAGCGAATCACGTCTTTGCTGTCGCAGGAGACGATCGGGGCGGTGGGACAGAGCGCCACCGAGCTGCGCACCCTGCTGTTGGAGCTGAATGCGCTGGCATCCAGACAGCGGGAGGAACTGGCGGCACTCTCCGGCAGCCTGAGGCGCTCGGCCGAAGGGCTCGAAGGAGTGACCACCGGTCCCGAGCTGGCACGGGCGGTCGCCCGGATCGATTCGCTCACCGTGCAGCTCGGTACCACCTCGCTTTCGCTCGATGCGGCCGCCAGCTCCCTCGACGAGGTGCTGGGGCGCATCGAACGCGGCGAGGGTACCCTCGGTCTCCTCAGCACGGACGAGGCGCTCTACACCAACCTCAACACCGCGGCACAGAACCTCAACACCTTGCTGCTGGACATTCGGGAGAATCCCCGCCGGTACATCAATCTGGAGATCTTCTAG
- a CDS encoding sodium:solute symporter produces the protein MSPIDWVIIAAYFLVLVGIVWWSARRTATSTDYFLASRDVGWFAVGASIFASNIGSEHVVGLAGSGALNGMAQAHWELHAWIVLLLAWVFVPFYYRAGVFTMPEFLERRFDGRSRWVLSIVSLVAYVFTKVSVTVYAGALVFRSLLADVFGSPDNAFWVGAFSTVILTGIYTVFGGLRAVVYTEVLQTGLLLLGSVFITFHGLTALGGWEEMRSALATNPEQFALWRDNSDPTFPWLGVMIASPIVGIWYWCTDQYIVQRTLSAKSLQAARRGAIWGGFLKVWPIFIFLVPGMIGYALHQRGMMTIPTGPNGELLGDAVFPTMVASLLPVGLRGLVVGSLLSALMSSLASLFNSAATLFTVDIYEKIRPGRPERELVRVGRIATSVVVGFGILWIPIMKVISERSAGLYDYLQNVQGFLAPPITAVFLLGLASKRINAAGAFWGLVIGFVLGMTKLTVQTMVQSGRIPPEGLIGSFGAFNGYYYAGVLFLISVILIIGISMATRPQSEEQIAGLTFASVTPTQRAEIRASLSWPDYLGTAVVLGLVVGIYLYFSFWL, from the coding sequence ATGTCCCCGATCGATTGGGTGATTATTGCCGCCTACTTCCTGGTTCTGGTCGGAATCGTCTGGTGGTCCGCTCGGCGTACGGCCACCTCGACAGATTATTTCCTCGCCAGCCGGGATGTAGGCTGGTTCGCCGTGGGGGCTTCGATCTTCGCGTCGAACATCGGCTCGGAGCACGTGGTGGGGCTCGCGGGCAGCGGCGCCCTCAACGGAATGGCCCAGGCACACTGGGAGCTGCACGCCTGGATCGTGCTCTTACTCGCCTGGGTCTTCGTTCCTTTCTACTATCGGGCCGGTGTCTTCACGATGCCGGAATTCCTCGAGCGGCGCTTCGACGGGCGAAGCCGCTGGGTCCTCTCCATCGTATCACTGGTGGCGTACGTCTTCACCAAGGTGTCGGTGACGGTGTACGCGGGCGCCCTGGTCTTCCGCTCGCTGCTGGCGGATGTGTTCGGCTCGCCGGACAACGCCTTCTGGGTCGGCGCATTCTCCACAGTAATCCTCACCGGCATCTACACGGTGTTCGGGGGGCTTCGTGCGGTAGTCTACACGGAAGTGCTCCAGACCGGTCTGCTCCTACTCGGGTCCGTATTCATCACCTTCCACGGACTCACGGCGCTCGGTGGCTGGGAGGAGATGCGCTCCGCGCTGGCCACCAACCCGGAGCAGTTCGCGCTCTGGCGGGACAACTCCGATCCGACCTTCCCCTGGCTCGGCGTCATGATCGCCTCGCCGATCGTGGGGATCTGGTACTGGTGTACCGATCAGTACATCGTCCAGCGCACCCTCTCAGCGAAGTCGCTGCAGGCTGCTCGTCGGGGCGCCATCTGGGGCGGGTTCCTGAAGGTGTGGCCGATCTTCATCTTCCTGGTCCCGGGAATGATCGGCTATGCGCTGCACCAGCGAGGGATGATGACCATTCCCACAGGGCCGAACGGGGAGCTGCTGGGGGACGCGGTCTTCCCTACCATGGTCGCGTCCCTGCTTCCGGTCGGTCTTCGCGGATTGGTGGTGGGAAGCCTGCTATCCGCACTGATGAGCTCGCTCGCCTCGCTCTTCAACTCGGCGGCGACGCTGTTTACGGTCGACATCTACGAGAAGATCCGGCCCGGCCGGCCCGAGCGGGAGCTGGTGCGCGTGGGCCGCATCGCCACCTCCGTGGTGGTCGGTTTCGGGATCCTCTGGATTCCCATCATGAAGGTCATCTCCGAACGGAGCGCCGGGCTCTACGATTATCTACAAAACGTACAGGGTTTCCTGGCGCCGCCCATCACGGCGGTCTTCCTGCTCGGACTGGCGAGCAAGCGGATCAATGCGGCCGGAGCGTTCTGGGGCCTCGTCATCGGCTTCGTGCTGGGAATGACGAAGCTCACGGTGCAGACGATGGTGCAGAGCGGGAGGATCCCGCCGGAGGGGTTGATCGGATCGTTCGGGGCGTTCAACGGCTACTACTACGCCGGTGTGCTCTTCCTCATCAGCGTCATCCTCATCATCGGGATCTCGATGGCCACCCGGCCCCAGTCGGAAGAGCAGATCGCCGGCCTCACCTTCGCCTCGGTGACGCCGACTCAGAGGGCGGAGATCCGCGCCAGCCTGAGCTGGCCGGATTACCTGGGCACGGCCGTGGTCCTCGGTCTGGTGGTCGGCATCTACCTCTACTTCAGCTTCTGGCTGTAG
- a CDS encoding DUF4212 domain-containing protein, whose protein sequence is MTPHAAFDKDAYWRRTLRRLLTLLAIWFIAGPLMSIVLVRWLNEVSLGGVPFGFWMAHQGSIYVFVILIFVNAWLADRQDREFGVDERQEARS, encoded by the coding sequence ATGACCCCACACGCCGCTTTCGACAAGGACGCCTACTGGCGCCGCACCCTTCGCCGTCTCCTCACTCTGCTCGCCATCTGGTTCATCGCCGGTCCTTTGATGAGTATCGTCCTCGTTCGCTGGCTGAACGAGGTTTCGCTCGGCGGTGTTCCGTTCGGCTTCTGGATGGCTCACCAGGGCTCCATCTACGTCTTCGTGATCCTGATCTTCGTCAACGCCTGGCTCGCGGACCGACAGGACCGGGAGTTCGGGGTGGATGAACGGCAAGAAGCGAGAAGCTAG
- a CDS encoding ATP-binding protein translates to MLLKRLWKGARNRSLEVAGEGPAERLIATLRARIDTPHRARAVLARAESFSSLPPEARARELAPLYLLFEHYLTESDSRPVDRFDLRRAIRRRFPELLENESFRLILEPEPQQEVLLCRFMLTRVLARAGELLGQSGTQVIGPLLTWLECVPEGALESPPLPGFAGGVSQEGWVPRLTRVAAALDAHLQSIVGERNATNLFEGGYLDTFETFSGLETFPVVISLLPDRLLDEQKIVLLSRRQVQRVVFDQMEKLQQANDRLSAQNAELERVRAELQAAKAELEKRVVERTAALRDTTISLRSEAAERMRAEEALDRLREQQEALLHSIPDPAWLKDAQQRFLAVNEAAVRLFNADVMVRSELLPLTRENLIGRRLVDLLEPEAAQRVAEEDVDVLQKGESIRRESVATYRDGSTRWLETVTMPTRDRHGAIVGLVGVARDVTERKQLEARLFQSQKMEAVGRLAGGIAHDFNNVLTAIRGHTEFLLMDLPAGSESRSDAEGIREAVERAAGLTRQLLAFSRKQLLQPSVIELNEVVGDMERMLRRLIGENIELRKRTAPDVGRVRADRSQIEQVILNLVVNARDAMPDGGTLLIETQNVELDADYQRGHPQVAPGRYVLLAISDTGCGMDEATQAQIFEPFFTTKEVGKGTGLGLSTAYGIVRQSGGTIWVYSEVGKGTSFKIYLPRVDAPAEVRAPVDAAPPQGGSETVLLVEDDGAVRALAYRLLRRAGYHVIEASDGLEAESVAAAYPGTIDLLLTDAVMPSLGGRELAERLLQKRPEMAVLCMSGYTDDAVLRHGIINEGAPFLEKPFTPDRLLRKVRAVLDGARMGAAVPN, encoded by the coding sequence ATGCTGTTGAAGCGGCTCTGGAAGGGGGCGCGAAACCGCTCCCTGGAGGTTGCCGGTGAGGGGCCCGCGGAGCGGCTGATCGCCACTCTGAGAGCACGCATCGATACACCGCACCGCGCCCGTGCCGTGCTCGCCCGGGCGGAGAGCTTCTCCTCCCTTCCGCCAGAGGCGAGGGCGCGCGAGCTCGCCCCGCTGTACCTGCTGTTCGAGCACTACCTCACCGAATCGGATTCGCGCCCGGTGGACCGGTTCGACCTCCGTCGCGCGATCCGCAGGCGGTTTCCGGAGCTTCTGGAAAACGAATCCTTCCGCCTGATCCTCGAGCCCGAACCGCAACAGGAGGTTCTCCTCTGCCGCTTCATGCTCACCCGGGTGCTTGCGCGCGCGGGCGAGCTCCTCGGGCAGAGCGGCACGCAGGTCATTGGACCGCTGCTGACGTGGCTGGAGTGCGTCCCCGAGGGCGCCCTGGAATCTCCGCCCCTCCCGGGTTTCGCTGGGGGGGTGTCGCAGGAGGGATGGGTGCCGCGCCTGACGCGAGTCGCGGCCGCCCTCGATGCCCACCTGCAGTCGATTGTGGGCGAGCGGAACGCGACGAACCTTTTCGAGGGGGGCTACCTCGACACCTTCGAGACCTTCTCCGGTCTCGAGACCTTCCCGGTCGTGATCTCGCTCCTCCCGGACCGACTGCTCGACGAGCAGAAAATCGTGCTGCTCAGTCGGCGCCAGGTGCAGCGCGTAGTGTTCGACCAGATGGAGAAGCTGCAGCAGGCGAACGACCGGCTCAGCGCACAGAACGCGGAGTTGGAGCGCGTACGGGCTGAGCTCCAGGCGGCCAAGGCCGAGCTGGAGAAGAGGGTGGTGGAACGTACCGCGGCGCTACGGGACACTACCATCTCGCTGCGCTCGGAGGCGGCGGAGCGCATGCGCGCCGAGGAGGCGCTCGACCGGCTGCGCGAGCAGCAGGAGGCGCTCCTACACAGCATTCCCGATCCAGCCTGGCTCAAGGATGCGCAGCAGCGCTTCCTGGCCGTCAACGAGGCCGCCGTTCGGCTGTTCAACGCGGACGTGATGGTGCGCTCTGAACTGCTCCCACTGACGCGCGAGAACCTCATCGGCAGGCGGCTTGTCGACCTGCTCGAGCCGGAAGCGGCGCAGCGTGTCGCCGAGGAGGATGTCGACGTTCTACAGAAAGGGGAGAGCATCCGGCGGGAGTCGGTCGCGACGTATCGGGACGGCTCCACCCGATGGTTGGAGACGGTCACCATGCCCACACGCGATCGGCATGGGGCGATCGTGGGGCTGGTCGGCGTCGCCCGTGACGTCACCGAGCGCAAGCAGCTGGAGGCGCGGCTGTTCCAATCTCAGAAAATGGAGGCGGTGGGGCGGCTGGCCGGCGGAATCGCGCACGATTTCAACAACGTGCTCACGGCGATCCGCGGCCACACCGAGTTCCTCCTCATGGACCTACCGGCCGGATCGGAGTCCCGCTCCGACGCCGAAGGGATCCGCGAGGCGGTGGAGCGCGCTGCCGGCCTGACCAGGCAGTTGCTGGCCTTCTCGCGAAAGCAGCTCCTGCAGCCGAGTGTTATCGAGCTGAACGAGGTCGTGGGCGACATGGAGCGCATGCTCCGACGCCTCATCGGCGAGAATATCGAGCTGCGGAAGCGGACCGCGCCGGACGTCGGACGTGTTCGCGCAGACCGCAGCCAGATCGAGCAGGTGATCCTGAACCTCGTCGTGAACGCGCGCGACGCGATGCCCGACGGGGGTACCCTCCTGATCGAGACCCAGAACGTTGAGCTGGACGCGGACTACCAGCGCGGTCACCCGCAGGTTGCCCCCGGGCGGTACGTGTTGCTGGCGATCAGCGACACGGGCTGCGGGATGGACGAGGCTACCCAGGCGCAGATCTTCGAGCCCTTCTTCACCACCAAGGAGGTTGGGAAGGGGACGGGCCTGGGGCTTTCCACCGCCTACGGCATCGTCCGTCAAAGCGGGGGAACGATCTGGGTCTACAGCGAGGTCGGGAAGGGCACGTCCTTCAAGATCTACCTGCCTCGGGTGGACGCGCCCGCGGAGGTCAGAGCCCCGGTCGACGCGGCGCCACCGCAGGGAGGGTCGGAGACGGTCCTCCTGGTGGAGGACGATGGCGCGGTGCGGGCACTCGCGTACCGCTTGCTCCGCCGCGCCGGCTACCACGTGATCGAGGCCTCGGACGGCCTGGAGGCGGAGAGCGTGGCCGCCGCATATCCGGGCACCATCGACCTTCTCCTGACCGATGCCGTCATGCCGTCGCTCGGGGGCAGGGAGTTGGCCGAGCGGTTGCTGCAGAAGCGCCCTGAAATGGCCGTCCTCTGTATGTCCGGCTACACCGACGACGCCGTTCTCCGGCACGGCATCATCAACGAGGGGGCTCCTTTCCTGGAGAAGCCTTTCACTCCAGACCGGCTGCTGCGGAAGGTGCGAGCGGTGCTGGACGGCGCCAGGATGGGCGCCGCGGTCCCCAACTGA